The following coding sequences are from one candidate division WOR-3 bacterium window:
- a CDS encoding tRNA 2-thiocytidine biosynthesis TtcA family protein, translating to MKPAERLLRAALIPNQLIKKNEKVVIGVSGGADSLCLLFTLNEYNRRHHQNWQLFPVHINPGFPGWKSERVERLCTNLGLNCTVKKIGVPKKLKETKTDSCFFCARERRKALFQTAFELGCKKVALGHHLEDVNETFLLNLLFASSASTILPSQPLFSGALTVIRPLYYFTEEMIKARLKSAGIRPVHNSCPYQHKGSRILI from the coding sequence ATGAAGCCTGCGGAAAGACTGCTCCGTGCTGCACTCATCCCCAACCAACTGATTAAGAAAAACGAAAAGGTGGTGATTGGGGTTTCTGGCGGCGCTGACAGCCTCTGCCTGCTTTTCACCCTCAACGAATACAACCGCCGCCATCACCAGAACTGGCAACTATTTCCTGTCCATATCAACCCCGGCTTTCCTGGCTGGAAAAGCGAAAGGGTTGAGCGCCTCTGCACAAATTTAGGTCTAAATTGCACGGTAAAGAAAATTGGGGTGCCGAAAAAACTCAAGGAGACCAAAACCGACTCCTGCTTCTTCTGTGCCCGGGAAAGGCGCAAGGCGCTTTTCCAGACCGCTTTTGAACTCGGCTGCAAGAAGGTTGCGCTTGGTCACCACCTTGAGGATGTCAATGAGACCTTCCTCTTGAACCTTTTATTTGCCTCCTCGGCAAGCACCATTTTGCCATCCCAGCCCCTTTTTTCCGGTGCCTTGACCGTGATTCGCCCCTTATATTACTTTACCGAAGAGATGATAAAAGCCCGGCTCAAATCTGCTGGTATCAGACCGGTGCACAATTCCTGCCCATATCAGCATAAAGGCAGCCGCATCCTCATC
- a CDS encoding phosphomannomutase/phosphoglucomutase has product MNPAIFREYDIRGVADRDLTDDVVYRLGQAFGTYIQSNGVYQCVVGRDVRLSGPRIEKALTAGLLATGVDVIKIGIVPTPVFYFSFFHLNINAGMMITASHNPPDENGFKVGLNKTTIYGEEIQNLRRLAEDGRFRIGKGKVDSADVITPYIEMCHKKIKLTRPLKVVFDPGNGTAGVLLERLFGSYPIKPIFINLKPDGTFPAHIPDPTVPEYLKEAINLVKETNADCGFGYDGDADRIGTIDEKGNTIYGDRLLAILAREIIARHPKAKIVFEVKCSQGLIEHIKSLGGTPVMWKTGHSLIKAKMKEEGALIAGEMSGHMFFADDYYGYDDAIFASLRVLRILNDSHKTLSQLAAEVPYYYATPEIRVKIQSPDADRLKFDIVNKLREQFRKECQVIDIDGARVIFGDSWGLIRASNTQPILVLRFEAKTPERLKEIQQLFYQELQKFPEVVLPEC; this is encoded by the coding sequence ATGAATCCAGCCATATTCCGGGAATATGACATTCGCGGTGTTGCTGACCGTGACCTTACCGACGATGTTGTTTATCGGCTCGGTCAGGCATTTGGCACCTATATCCAGTCAAATGGTGTTTACCAGTGTGTTGTTGGCAGGGATGTCAGACTCTCAGGACCAAGGATAGAAAAGGCACTGACCGCAGGCTTGCTCGCAACCGGTGTTGATGTGATTAAAATTGGTATCGTTCCCACCCCGGTCTTTTACTTCTCATTCTTCCACTTGAACATCAATGCCGGGATGATGATAACCGCCAGCCACAACCCACCTGATGAAAATGGCTTCAAGGTCGGGCTCAACAAAACCACCATTTATGGCGAGGAAATCCAGAATCTGCGCCGGCTTGCCGAGGACGGCAGATTCCGCATCGGTAAAGGAAAGGTGGATTCCGCTGATGTAATAACACCCTATATTGAGATGTGTCATAAAAAGATAAAACTTACCCGCCCATTAAAGGTTGTATTTGACCCGGGCAATGGCACTGCCGGTGTCCTTTTGGAACGCCTTTTTGGCTCCTATCCGATTAAACCGATATTCATCAACTTAAAACCTGACGGCACATTTCCTGCCCATATCCCGGACCCGACCGTTCCTGAGTATCTCAAGGAGGCGATAAATCTTGTTAAGGAGACCAATGCCGACTGCGGATTTGGCTATGATGGTGATGCTGATCGGATTGGCACGATTGACGAAAAGGGCAACACCATTTATGGTGACCGGCTCCTTGCCATCCTTGCCCGAGAAATCATCGCCCGTCACCCCAAAGCCAAGATAGTTTTTGAGGTCAAATGCTCCCAGGGTCTGATTGAACATATCAAATCTTTAGGCGGGACCCCGGTGATGTGGAAAACCGGACATTCCCTGATCAAGGCAAAGATGAAGGAGGAAGGCGCGCTCATCGCTGGTGAGATGTCCGGACATATGTTCTTTGCCGATGACTACTATGGGTATGACGATGCCATCTTTGCCTCTTTAAGGGTGCTGCGCATCCTGAATGACTCTCACAAAACCCTTTCTCAACTTGCCGCCGAGGTCCCATACTATTACGCCACCCCGGAAATCAGGGTAAAGATTCAGAGCCCGGATGCTGACCGTTTGAAGTTTGATATTGTCAACAAACTGCGGGAACAGTTCCGTAAAGAGTGTCAGGTGATTGATATTGATGGCGCAAGGGTCATCTTTGGCGACTCCTGGGGTCTTATCCGTGCCTCCAACACCCAGCCGATTCTGGTCCTACGGTTTGAGGCAAAGACACCGGAAAGGCTCAAGGAAATCCAGCAACTGTTCTATCAAGAACTGCAAAAGTTTCCTGAGGTTGTTCTGCCCGAGTGCTGA